The DNA window GCCCAAATGCGCGGCTCCATTTGCTGCCAGAGCTCGTGCCAGGCGTGCGTGTCCGAGGCCAGCACTCGAGCCGCGAGCTCCAGCAGGTCGAGTCCCTTGGCCACCGTCTCGATCAAACGGCAAGCCTGGGAGAGCTGTCACCGGGGCTGGGTCGATTTCTTCATGACCCAGGCAAAGCGGCGGAAATTCCGGGGGTCGCGTCCAGAAAAACAGCCGGCGACAGCGCGGGGCATGCGGCGCTACTCGATGAGTTTGCCGGTCGCGGCGATGCGCTCGGAGAGCTCCCGCAAGGAATCCACGGACCAGCTGGCGGCCCGCGGCGTATGCGCGAGGAGCCAAGCCATCACCCGCTCCGTGCGATCACGCCCGGGAAACGGCCGGAGATCCAGGACACGGGGCAGGGCGATCGCAGCGGCGTCCCAGGTCGGGCGGGCCGAGCTTGCGCGCAGGGAGCCCAAGCTCTTCGCCCGCTGAGCGGGTCGAGCGAGATCCTCGGCGTGCTGGTTCGCCGCCTGCTCGGTGGCGTTCTGTCCGGGATATCGGGCGAGCTCTGCGCGGGTCAAGATCGGCATGGTGGGAGCTGTCGGTTAGCCGGTGGCGCTCCCCTCGGACCAGTTTTTTGCACCGAATTTCAGGGTGCAGCCAGCGCCCGCGCGACCAAGGTGTCCGCCCAGCGGAGCGCATGCTCGAGATCGAAACAATGTTCGATCTCGGCTCGACCGAGGTGTTTTCCGATCTCGGCGTCGCCAAGCAAAAGCTCGCGGAACTCACCCTCACCCGCGAAGGCGGCCATGGCGTTCTTCTGCACGAGCTCGTAGGCGCGCTGGCGGGGCAGGCCTTTGCCGACCAGCTCCAGCATGATCGCCTCGCTGAAAAAGAGCCCGCCGGAGCGCTCGAGATTCTCGCGCATGCGCTCTTCGTAGACCACCAGGCCCTCGACCACCGAGGCCGCGCGTTCGAGCATGAAACCGAGGGTGGCCGTGACGTCCGGCGCGATCATGCGTTCGACGCTGGAGTGGGAGATGTCGCGCTCGTGCCACAGGCTGACGTTCTCGAGCGCCGGCACGACCGCCGCCCGTACGACCCGCGCGAGGCCGCACAGGTTTTCGCTCAGGACCGGGTTGCGCTTGTGGGGCATCGCGCTCGAGCCCTTCTGCCCCTTGGCGAACTGTTCCTCTGCCTCGCCGACCTCGGTCCGCTGCCAGTGCCGGATGTTGGTCGCCAGGCGTTCCACGGCCGCTGCCAGGAGCGCCGCTGCGGAGAAGAACGCCGCGTGCCGATCCCGCGCGACGACCTGAGTGGCGACGGTCTCGGGCTCGAGGCCGAGCTTGGCCAGCGCTGCCTCTTCAATTTCGGGTGACAGGTGGGCGTAGGTGCCGACCGCACCAGCGATCTTGCCGACCGCGATCTCACCGCGGGCCGCCCGGAGCCGCGCCCGCCCACGTTTCACCTCGGCGAGATGACCGGCCAGCACCACACCGAACGTGACCGGCTCGGCATGAATGCCGTGCGAGCGGCCGATGACCGGCGTGTTCTTGTGCTCCTCTGCCCGGCGCGCCAGCGCGTCGACGAGACGATCGGCTCGGGCCAGCAAGAGGTCGGTCGCGCGCACCAGGAGCACCGCGAAGCTCGAGTCGAGCACGTCGCTCGAGGTCATGCCGCGGTGAAGCCAGCGCGCCGGCGCACCGGCCTTTTCTTCGATGTGAGTCAAGAACGCGATCACGTCGTGGCGGGTCGTCTTTTCGATGCGATCGATCTCGTCGGGGTCCGGCCTAAGCTCTCGCGACCGAAGCTCGGCCGCCGTGCCGGCCGGCACGAGGCCGGCGACTTCCATGGCCTCACAGGCCGCGAGCTCCACCTCCAGCCACACCGCGTAGCGGTTGTGATCGGACCACAGCTCGGCGATCTCCTTGGGCGTGTAACGCGGGATCATCGCGCAGAGGGGTAACGCGTCCGCCTGCCTCTGTCCACCGCATGCGCGGCCCAGAGCCGGAGGCTCAGGGCTTGAAGATTGGGCCGTCGACCTTCACCACTTCGAAGGCGCTGCCGGGCACAGCCTTGAGCTGCCCCAGCTCGTCGTCGTCGAAGCTCGGGTGTGACGTGCCGGAGATGAACCAGTTCGAGCCGTTGTCGGCCACGATCATCCCGTACCGCTTCAGCGCCTTCATCACCACCAGCGACGCGCCGCTGAAGCCGGACAGATCGAAGCTGGATTTCAAGCGCAGCCTGAGGCCCATGGGTGGTGCGCTCGCGTCGGTATTGCCACTGGCCCAATGGGTCGCAGGGTGGATGTACGCCTTCTGGCTCACGCTCACGGTGAAGCGCAGGGCGTGGTGGATCTCGCCTGCCGTCACGGCCTCGTCGTAGCGCACGAGGCCGGGGAAGATCGGCAAGCCCGCGGCGTCGGCACTGGTCCAACCGTCGGGGCGAAGGGTGTTCTTGGTCAGATCGAAGATCGCGCCGGAACCCACCTGCCAACCTGGATCCTGGAAGTGCGAGTCGAAGGTCTCATACAGCCGGCACGCTCCCTTTTGCACCACCAAGACGTGACGGTCGCCGCCCGCGCTCGGTCCGCCTTCGATGGGCGCGTCGGGCGGAATGGGGTACGGCCCCGGATCCGACTCGTCGGCGTAGTCGAAGCTCACGGGGACCTTGGCCTGTGACTCGTCGACGACCACGTACGGGATCCCGTATTCGGGATTGGAGCCGAAGTCGGGGTGCACGTTCTGCCCACCGTTCGCGAGAATGAAATCGATGTACGCCTTCGAGCTCGGGTCCACGGGATCCGCCGAGACGTCGCG is part of the Myxococcales bacterium genome and encodes:
- a CDS encoding adenylosuccinate lyase, with protein sequence MIPRYTPKEIAELWSDHNRYAVWLEVELAACEAMEVAGLVPAGTAAELRSRELRPDPDEIDRIEKTTRHDVIAFLTHIEEKAGAPARWLHRGMTSSDVLDSSFAVLLVRATDLLLARADRLVDALARRAEEHKNTPVIGRSHGIHAEPVTFGVVLAGHLAEVKRGRARLRAARGEIAVGKIAGAVGTYAHLSPEIEEAALAKLGLEPETVATQVVARDRHAAFFSAAALLAAAVERLATNIRHWQRTEVGEAEEQFAKGQKGSSAMPHKRNPVLSENLCGLARVVRAAVVPALENVSLWHERDISHSSVERMIAPDVTATLGFMLERAASVVEGLVVYEERMRENLERSGGLFFSEAIMLELVGKGLPRQRAYELVQKNAMAAFAGEGEFRELLLGDAEIGKHLGRAEIEHCFDLEHALRWADTLVARALAAP